From a single Natronorubrum tibetense GA33 genomic region:
- a CDS encoding methyltransferase domain-containing protein — protein sequence MESHEEHEPDTGSDRVPVLLVREDRNYLVEPGEEQGTDLGVLEVPEDVQPGDTIETHLGDEFRVRRLRGPDLFHHFERTGAPMVPRDIGLIIGETGIAQGDRVLDTGTGTGVLSASMARAGASVVTYERDPEFADVARENMKLGGVAEAVDIRTGDLTEDVEELEPASFDVMTLDTGDAAELVGHAPELLVEGGFVAVYSPFIESTRAVVETAREAGLSNVRTRETIQREMQFDDRGSRPSTAPVGHTGYLTIARNV from the coding sequence ATCGAATCTCACGAGGAGCACGAGCCAGACACCGGGAGCGACCGCGTTCCCGTCCTGCTCGTCCGCGAGGACCGAAACTATCTGGTCGAACCCGGCGAAGAGCAGGGGACCGATCTGGGGGTCCTCGAGGTGCCCGAAGACGTGCAACCGGGCGACACCATCGAGACCCACCTGGGCGACGAGTTTCGGGTCCGCAGACTGCGCGGCCCGGACCTCTTCCATCACTTCGAGCGCACGGGTGCGCCGATGGTCCCTCGCGACATCGGCCTGATCATCGGTGAGACGGGGATCGCACAGGGAGACCGAGTGCTCGATACCGGCACCGGAACGGGCGTGCTCTCGGCGTCGATGGCTCGCGCCGGGGCGTCGGTCGTGACCTACGAGCGCGACCCGGAGTTCGCCGATGTCGCGCGCGAAAACATGAAGTTGGGCGGGGTCGCCGAGGCCGTCGATATTCGAACGGGCGACCTGACCGAGGACGTCGAGGAACTCGAACCCGCCTCGTTCGACGTGATGACGCTCGACACCGGAGACGCCGCGGAGTTGGTCGGACACGCCCCGGAGCTACTGGTCGAGGGCGGCTTCGTCGCAGTCTATAGCCCCTTTATCGAGTCGACTCGCGCGGTCGTCGAGACGGCCCGCGAGGCCGGCCTGTCGAACGTACGTACCCGGGAGACGATCCAGCGGGAGATGCAGTTCGACGACCGGGGCTCGCGACCGTCGACCGCGCCGGTCGGCCACACGGGCTATTTGACGATTGCCAGAAACGTGTAG
- a CDS encoding nascent polypeptide-associated complex protein has protein sequence MFGGGGGLNPRKMEQMMEQMGIDVEDIDAEEVIIRTDEYDLVFNDAEVTKMDARGQETYQVIGSPEQVESGAAGGSADAGGDADAGSAIPDDDVELVSARTGVSEDEAREALEDVDGDLAAAVESLE, from the coding sequence ATGTTCGGAGGAGGCGGCGGACTGAACCCGCGCAAGATGGAACAGATGATGGAACAGATGGGCATCGACGTCGAGGATATCGACGCCGAAGAGGTCATCATCCGCACCGACGAGTACGACCTCGTCTTCAACGACGCCGAAGTCACGAAGATGGACGCTCGCGGCCAGGAGACCTATCAGGTCATCGGCTCGCCGGAGCAAGTCGAGTCCGGTGCCGCAGGCGGAAGCGCCGACGCCGGGGGCGACGCGGACGCCGGCAGTGCGATTCCCGACGACGACGTCGAACTCGTCTCGGCCCGCACCGGCGTCAGCGAGGACGAGGCCCGCGAGGCCCTCGAGGACGTCGACGGCGACCTCGCCGCAGCAGTCGAATCCCTCGAGTGA
- a CDS encoding DedA family protein, which produces MSPITLSLEYTLAAISVAGLPALFVVFVLKGALVGKIFPTSVFLSGYVVLTAPTHVGAATIVVLVTVAHVIGQFAVYTGSRRYGEEIVSAVPYLNFDPSSDRFRRVGQWFDRYGDVAVFGTNVLPWSRGLIAIPAGVSSYPRRRYLVHVGASTLLYHTVYVALPLLGLAAVA; this is translated from the coding sequence ATGTCGCCCATCACGCTCTCGCTCGAGTACACCCTCGCCGCGATCAGCGTCGCCGGTCTTCCGGCGCTGTTCGTCGTCTTCGTCTTGAAAGGTGCCCTCGTCGGGAAGATCTTTCCGACGAGCGTGTTCCTCTCGGGATACGTGGTCCTCACCGCCCCGACGCACGTGGGTGCCGCAACGATCGTCGTCCTCGTGACGGTCGCGCACGTGATCGGCCAGTTCGCCGTCTACACCGGAAGCAGACGATACGGCGAGGAGATCGTCTCGGCGGTCCCCTACCTCAATTTTGATCCGTCGTCGGACCGGTTTCGTCGGGTCGGTCAGTGGTTCGACCGCTACGGCGATGTCGCCGTCTTCGGGACGAACGTGCTCCCGTGGAGTCGTGGACTGATCGCGATTCCAGCCGGAGTCAGTTCGTACCCGCGGCGTCGATACCTCGTCCACGTCGGCGCATCGACGCTGCTGTATCACACCGTCTACGTTGCTCTCCCGCTGCTCGGACTCGCCGCGGTCGCGTGA
- a CDS encoding PUA domain-containing protein gives MSDTGDENGLAGLSNLRTIADYQFGAGAGDALFPPAESLTVKRTTSGRPQQVHADAGRLVSFGTDGRFTLGLEGGRRLHVALDHPAYRVVVDDESEPFVRDEKNVFTKFVLEVGPEIRPGDEVVVVHERGEVIAVGTARLGAEAIEDFETGMAVTVREGAPATD, from the coding sequence ATGAGCGACACAGGCGACGAAAACGGGCTGGCGGGGCTTTCGAATCTCCGCACGATCGCGGACTACCAGTTCGGCGCAGGGGCGGGCGACGCGCTGTTCCCACCCGCGGAATCGTTGACGGTCAAACGGACGACCTCGGGTCGCCCCCAGCAGGTCCACGCCGATGCCGGCCGTCTCGTTTCCTTCGGTACCGACGGCCGATTTACGCTCGGACTCGAGGGCGGTCGACGACTCCACGTGGCACTCGACCACCCGGCCTACCGCGTCGTCGTCGACGACGAGAGCGAACCGTTCGTCCGCGACGAGAAGAACGTCTTCACGAAGTTCGTCCTCGAGGTCGGCCCGGAAATCCGGCCGGGCGACGAGGTGGTGGTCGTCCACGAGCGCGGCGAGGTGATCGCGGTCGGGACGGCACGACTCGGCGCCGAGGCTATCGAGGACTTCGAGACCGGGATGGCCGTTACCGTACGCGAGGGTGCACCTGCGACCGACTGA
- a CDS encoding LabA-like NYN domain-containing protein produces the protein MTEIHPGQRVAVLVDAQNLYHTAQSLHSRNIDYSALLDKAVQDRQLTRAIAYVIRADSPEEESFFEALVDIGFEPKIKDIKTFSDGTKKADWDVGMSLDAITLANHIDTLVLCTGDGDFSRLCSHLRHEGVRVEVMAFESSTAEELIDAADSFLDLGERHETFLL, from the coding sequence ATGACCGAAATTCATCCCGGCCAGCGCGTCGCCGTCCTCGTCGACGCCCAGAACCTCTATCACACGGCACAGAGCCTCCACAGTCGAAATATCGACTACTCCGCGCTCCTCGACAAGGCCGTACAGGACCGCCAGCTGACTCGCGCCATCGCGTACGTGATCCGCGCGGACTCGCCGGAAGAAGAGAGCTTCTTCGAAGCGCTGGTCGATATCGGCTTCGAGCCGAAAATCAAGGATATCAAGACGTTCTCGGACGGGACAAAGAAGGCCGACTGGGACGTCGGAATGAGTCTCGACGCGATCACCCTCGCGAACCACATCGACACGCTCGTCCTTTGTACGGGCGACGGCGACTTCTCGCGGCTCTGCTCGCACCTGCGCCACGAAGGGGTCCGCGTCGAGGTGATGGCGTTCGAGTCCTCGACGGCTGAAGAACTCATCGACGCGGCGGATTCGTTCCTCGACCTCGGCGAGCGCCACGAGACGTTTCTGCTGTAG
- a CDS encoding M48 family metallopeptidase: protein MTDFGLKLRMFVVGSMLAALYLFVGAVGLAFLGTGAWPIVLLLLVTFPFIQYKIGTWAATRKAEEMPETGQYADIHRMTESLSRDMGIDKPKLMVQQMGVPNAFATGRKGDGVVVVSEELIRLLDRDELEGVIAHELAHIKNRDVLMMTVGSSIGMMVGYAVYFVYVFAGEDNPGGFIVGMVLSMIAQMLVTVLVMAISRYREYVADDDARQYIGSGDPLARALEKISQGSENRESTIDDGQAALCIFNSDKSLMAQLFATHPPTEKRIEKLRS, encoded by the coding sequence ATGACAGACTTCGGACTGAAACTGCGGATGTTCGTCGTCGGCTCGATGCTGGCGGCGTTATACCTGTTCGTCGGGGCCGTCGGACTGGCGTTCCTGGGTACAGGGGCGTGGCCGATCGTCTTGCTGTTGCTGGTTACGTTCCCGTTCATCCAGTACAAAATCGGGACCTGGGCCGCCACCAGAAAGGCCGAAGAGATGCCCGAAACCGGCCAGTACGCGGACATTCACCGGATGACCGAGTCGCTCTCCCGCGACATGGGTATCGATAAACCCAAATTGATGGTTCAGCAGATGGGCGTCCCGAACGCCTTCGCGACCGGCCGCAAGGGTGACGGTGTCGTCGTCGTCAGCGAGGAGCTCATCCGGCTGCTCGACCGCGACGAACTCGAGGGCGTCATCGCCCACGAACTCGCCCACATCAAGAACCGCGACGTGCTCATGATGACGGTTGGCAGCTCCATCGGGATGATGGTCGGCTATGCCGTCTACTTCGTCTACGTGTTCGCGGGCGAGGACAACCCCGGCGGCTTCATCGTCGGGATGGTGCTCTCGATGATCGCCCAGATGCTCGTGACGGTGCTCGTGATGGCCATCTCCCGGTACCGCGAGTACGTCGCCGACGACGACGCCCGCCAGTACATCGGCAGCGGCGACCCGCTCGCCCGCGCCCTCGAGAAGATCTCGCAGGGGTCGGAAAACCGCGAGTCGACCATCGACGACGGGCAGGCCGCACTCTGTATCTTCAACTCCGACAAGAGCCTCATGGCACAGCTGTTCGCGACCCACCCGCCGACCGAGAAGCGCATCGAGAAGCTCCGCAGCTAA
- the dapA gene encoding 4-hydroxy-tetrahydrodipicolinate synthase has product MTSDIDFTGVFPAMCTPFDEDERIDFETLQTDAQRLEAAGVDGLVPVGSTGESATLTHDEHVRVVEAVIEAVDDVPVIAGTGSNNTREALELSERAAEADADGLLLISPYYNKPEQRGLVDHFRTIADAVDLPQIVYNVPSRTGQNIEPDTAVELASHENIAGYKAASGDLGQIGEIAERTMDEDFAVLSGDDALTLPTIAVGGTGTISVAGNIEPELTCAMVGAALDGDYARAQQLHHELGPLFRELFVETNPIPVKEAMEIRGYGPARMRPPLTRLSEEYREGLEAVLADLERESTEVADANPEGDR; this is encoded by the coding sequence ATGACATCCGATATCGACTTCACCGGCGTCTTCCCGGCAATGTGTACGCCGTTCGACGAGGACGAACGCATCGACTTCGAAACGCTCCAGACCGACGCCCAGCGACTCGAGGCCGCGGGCGTCGACGGACTCGTTCCCGTCGGCTCGACGGGCGAATCCGCGACGCTGACCCACGACGAACACGTCCGCGTCGTCGAGGCCGTCATCGAGGCCGTCGACGACGTGCCCGTCATCGCGGGCACGGGCTCGAACAACACCCGCGAGGCGCTCGAACTCTCCGAACGCGCCGCCGAAGCCGACGCGGACGGGCTCCTCCTGATCTCGCCGTACTACAACAAGCCCGAGCAGCGCGGACTGGTCGACCACTTCCGAACGATCGCCGACGCGGTCGACCTCCCGCAGATTGTCTACAACGTGCCCTCGCGTACGGGCCAGAACATCGAACCCGACACCGCCGTCGAACTCGCGAGCCACGAGAATATCGCGGGCTACAAGGCCGCAAGCGGCGACCTGGGCCAGATCGGCGAGATCGCCGAGCGCACGATGGACGAGGACTTCGCGGTCCTCTCGGGCGACGACGCGCTCACCCTGCCGACGATCGCGGTCGGCGGCACCGGCACGATCAGCGTCGCCGGCAACATCGAACCCGAACTCACCTGCGCGATGGTCGGCGCGGCGCTCGACGGCGACTACGCGCGCGCCCAGCAACTGCACCACGAACTCGGCCCGCTGTTCCGCGAACTGTTCGTCGAGACCAACCCGATCCCGGTCAAGGAGGCCATGGAGATCCGAGGCTACGGACCCGCCCGGATGCGGCCGCCGCTGACCCGACTCTCCGAGGAGTACCGCGAGGGCCTCGAGGCCGTCCTCGCGGACCTCGAGCGCGAGTCGACCGAGGTCGCCGATGCGAATCCGGAGGGTGATCGATGA
- the dapB gene encoding 4-hydroxy-tetrahydrodipicolinate reductase, translating to MTVRVGVTGATGRMGREVIAATADHADCEVVFAVTREPEGETVDDVDIEPADDFDALVVEHEPAVVIDFTGPDSAVDYAEACADAGVAFVTGTTGFDDGQREALESASEEVAVLHAPNFARGVQALLNAVGEAVRNLPGYDVELVETHHNAKRDAPSGTANRLLSEIEANGDFNGRTHGREGEDPREEGEIGVHALRAGNVTGEHEIVLAGNHEEVRLTHRAEDRGVFAAGAVDAAVWIAGQKAGDYDFADVISE from the coding sequence ATGACGGTACGGGTCGGCGTCACCGGGGCCACCGGCCGAATGGGACGAGAAGTGATCGCCGCCACAGCGGACCACGCCGACTGCGAGGTCGTCTTCGCGGTCACCCGGGAACCCGAGGGCGAGACGGTCGACGACGTCGACATCGAACCCGCAGACGACTTCGACGCGCTGGTCGTCGAGCACGAGCCCGCCGTTGTGATCGACTTCACCGGTCCCGATTCGGCCGTCGATTACGCCGAAGCCTGCGCCGACGCCGGCGTCGCCTTCGTCACGGGAACGACGGGCTTCGACGATGGACAGCGCGAGGCCCTCGAGTCCGCGAGCGAGGAGGTCGCCGTCCTCCACGCGCCGAACTTCGCCCGCGGGGTCCAGGCCCTGCTGAACGCTGTCGGCGAGGCCGTCCGAAACCTGCCAGGCTACGACGTCGAACTCGTCGAGACCCACCACAACGCGAAACGCGACGCGCCGAGTGGCACCGCAAACCGGCTGCTCTCCGAGATCGAGGCCAACGGCGACTTCAACGGCCGTACCCACGGCCGCGAAGGTGAGGACCCGCGCGAGGAGGGTGAGATCGGCGTCCACGCGCTCCGCGCGGGCAACGTCACGGGCGAACACGAAATCGTCCTCGCGGGCAATCACGAGGAGGTTCGACTCACCCACCGCGCCGAGGACCGCGGGGTCTTCGCCGCGGGCGCGGTCGACGCGGCAGTTTGGATCGCTGGACAGAAGGCGGGCGACTACGACTTCGCGGACGTGATTAGCGAATGA